In the genome of Luteibacter yeojuensis, one region contains:
- the glpK gene encoding glycerol kinase GlpK — MKKTYILAIDQGTTSSRAMLFDHDGGIAGTAQREFAQIFPQPGWVEHNPRDIVTSVLSTMTEAISNAQVDPSRIAGIGITNQRETAVVWDRHTGQPIHNAIVWQSRQSAAICDRLKAEGHEDTVREKTGLLIDPYFSGTKVRWILDHVEGAQARAEAGELLFGTIDTWLIWNLTGGKVHVTDVTNASRTLMYDIHAREWDDELLRMLNVPRAMLPDVKSSSEVYGSTEGRHFFGKEVPIAGIAGDQQAALFGQACFEEGMAKNTYGTGCFMLMNTGGKAVRSANGLLTTIAWSVDGKVDYALEGSIFVAGSVVQWLRDGLRMFGKASDSQAYAERAKDSGGVYVVPAFVGLGAPYWKSDVRGAVFGLSRGSTKEQFIRAALESMAYQTRDVLEAMQADAGIKLKELRADGGAIANDFMAQFQADILDVTLLRPKVQETTAQGAAYLAGLAVGFWKDKQEIAGLRVVDREFRPAMAEARREALYEGWKQAVGATMAFKPRTTL; from the coding sequence ATGAAGAAAACCTACATCCTCGCCATCGACCAAGGCACGACCAGTTCGCGTGCCATGCTCTTCGACCACGACGGCGGCATTGCCGGTACGGCGCAGCGCGAGTTCGCCCAGATCTTTCCCCAGCCGGGCTGGGTGGAGCACAACCCGCGCGACATCGTGACCAGCGTGCTGTCGACGATGACCGAGGCGATCAGCAACGCGCAGGTCGATCCGTCGCGTATCGCGGGTATCGGCATCACCAACCAGCGCGAGACCGCGGTCGTCTGGGACCGGCATACCGGCCAGCCCATCCATAACGCGATCGTGTGGCAGTCGCGGCAGAGTGCTGCCATCTGCGACCGGCTCAAGGCTGAAGGCCACGAGGACACCGTCCGCGAGAAGACCGGACTCCTGATCGATCCCTATTTCTCCGGGACCAAGGTGCGCTGGATCCTCGACCATGTGGAGGGAGCACAGGCGAGGGCCGAGGCCGGCGAGTTGCTGTTCGGCACCATCGACACCTGGCTGATCTGGAACCTCACCGGCGGCAAGGTGCACGTCACCGATGTCACCAATGCCTCGCGCACCCTGATGTACGACATTCATGCCCGTGAGTGGGACGACGAACTGCTGCGCATGCTGAATGTCCCCCGCGCCATGCTGCCCGACGTGAAATCGTCCAGCGAGGTCTATGGCAGCACCGAAGGAAGGCACTTTTTCGGCAAGGAAGTGCCGATCGCGGGCATCGCCGGCGACCAGCAGGCTGCACTTTTCGGGCAGGCCTGCTTCGAGGAAGGCATGGCGAAGAATACCTACGGGACAGGGTGCTTCATGTTGATGAACACGGGTGGGAAGGCCGTGCGTTCAGCCAACGGATTGCTGACCACCATCGCATGGAGTGTCGATGGAAAAGTGGACTACGCGCTCGAAGGCAGCATCTTCGTCGCGGGCTCCGTCGTGCAATGGCTGCGCGACGGATTGCGGATGTTCGGCAAGGCATCCGACTCGCAAGCGTACGCCGAACGCGCGAAGGACAGCGGTGGTGTGTATGTCGTGCCGGCGTTTGTCGGACTGGGCGCGCCGTACTGGAAGAGCGACGTGCGCGGCGCCGTGTTCGGACTGTCGCGGGGAAGCACGAAAGAACAGTTCATTCGCGCTGCGCTGGAGTCGATGGCCTACCAGACACGCGACGTGCTCGAGGCGATGCAGGCCGATGCCGGAATCAAGCTGAAGGAACTGCGTGCCGACGGCGGCGCCATCGCAAACGACTTCATGGCGCAGTTCCAGGCGGACATCCTCGACGTGACGCTGCTGCGGCCCAAGGTGCAGGAGACGACGGCGCAAGGCGCGGCATATCTCGCCGGCCTTGCCGTCGGCTTCTGGAAGGACAAGCAGGAGATCGCCGGACTCCGGGTCGTCGATCGCGAGTTCAGGCCGGCGATGGCGGAGGCTCGCCGCGAGGCGCTGTACGAAGGATGGAAGCAGGCGGTCGGCGCAACGATGGCATTCAAACCGCGCACAACCTTGTAG